The Setaria viridis chromosome 6, Setaria_viridis_v4.0, whole genome shotgun sequence genome includes the window CGTGTTCCGTTTTTTGTCGCCACAGTTCATTACCCCCAATCCATTCAAATTAATCACCtacttccaagaaaaagaaTTAAGCTCAGTCCACTCCTTGATAGTTGATACAAATCCTCCACACTACAACAAAGCagcacaggcggcggcggctggaggaGTGAGCGGATCAACTCCAATTGCACATGGCTTcaacgccgccgctgcagctcgcgctgctcctcctcgtcgtggCCTTGCCGGCGGCCATGTCCGCGTCGTGCGCCGGTGAGCACTTCCCATCAGGGAGGACCTACGTGACGTGCGAGGACCTCCCGTCCCTCGGAGCCGCGCTGCACTGGACCTACGACGCGTCCGTGCCCTCGCTGTCGCTGGCGTTcgtggccgcgccggcggcgcccggcgggtGGGTGGCGTGGGGCATCAaccccagcggcggcggcatggtcgGCGCGCAGGCGCTACTGGTGCTCGCGGgcgacgccgccacctccgcggcGTCGGCCGTCAGGACCTACAACATCACCGGCTACGCGCCGCTCGGCAAGGCCTCGACGCCCATCGCGTTCCAGGccaccggcctcgccgccgacgtGGGCGTTGGCGGGAAGGTCCGGTTGTACGCCACGCTGCGGCTGGACACGGGGATGAAGAAGGTGGTGAACCACGTGTGGCAGGTCGGGTCCTCCGTGACCAGAGGGGCGCCCGACATACACGCCATGGATGCTGAAAACCTCGCCGCCAGGGGCAAGTTGGTCCTCTCCGACGGGGCCGCGGCGAGCCCtcccgcgctcgccggcggcccgTCCAGCTCCGGCGAGGGTAGCGGCGATGGATCGCCCCCGTTAAGCAGGACGATCTCACGGGCGGCAGACACGGCCAGAGTCTCGGCGCCGGCACTCGTGCTACTCGCGTTGCTGGGTTtcttgacgacgacgatggtATTGGTAGCATAGCTGCTCCTGTAAACTACGTACAACATTGCATTTTTTGTGCCCTtttgtttatttcttttttgtcATGTTTCAGTCCTAGATGCATAGATCACAAAACAAATTCAACAGAATCCGTAGTCACATAAATAGTAAGAGCTAAAAGAAACTGCACTACTCTGTTTTGGAATTAGACTACTCTGTTTTCTACTCTGATCTGGACTTAAATCGATGATCAACAATCATTTACAGTAGTAGTTGTTATTTTCCATTTATCTTTGGCAGCTACTGATCACACTCTAGTTTTTCAACCAGCACGAGTGTTGAGCGCTTACTGCTGGGGGCATTACGGTCATCAGAGTTAAATATTGAGGCGATCATTGTTTGCATCatccctctccctttcttttacTCTGTTGTATGATTGCAAGCACTGTCTCCACTCAATTCTTGCAAATTGATAGGTTGGTCCAGTAGAGTACATTCCCATGGTTCCCCCAAAAAGTAGGAGAGAAAGACCAGCAGCTATCATACGCATTGGATCACGACGGCGGCTTTGCTGTGGAAAGCCCGGACCATAGATGCACGCCTATCACTAGTGCTCATGATTATGCATACAAGGTGCTTGATATCTGCAAAGCGCTTGCCGGACGACGGATAGAGGAGGTTGTGGCGGTCGGCATCAGGGTTCAGGGATTGTAGCATGATCTTGGCCACTTCAGCAGCGGCGCGTAGTAATCTTAATTACTTGGTCCGTCAATGGCACAACAGGTTGCCATGACAAGGTGGTGACCACAACCACAACAGACGGCGACGCTTAGCCCAGGCGGTCAATCTGGCTTAGCAGATACAGTCGTGCAAGTGGACCGCTTCGTCCCCAGCGTGCTGTCGTTGTCCCTTTCGACTGATCGAGGTGCTTGGGCAAGTCTTGGCCTATTGCGCTCTGCATGGCATGAACGTTTGGACTATGGTAATGGCTATACATCGGATATGTGTTGGAACATtttttgttgcctgaagatttccCGTGTGCATCTATGTTATGAATTAATTCGACCTAATATCGGTTCGGTGGCCCAATGTGGGTGTCAGCCGAGCGTCGGTCTTCTACCGCTGGCCTGCTGCGATGTGCTATGCTGCTGCTTCAGTTTCTTTTTCCCTCCGTTACTTGTTTTCTTTtagtctattttcattttctacttatttttattttgacGGAATTAGCCGGGgagcccctacctattttttcatatataaaGATGGAATATGTACAGGCGTGTGATACACAGGAATTAAacctaaaagaaaaggaaaatatacATTAGAGACTACTCAGCCAAACCAAGATGGAATCCCTGAACATCAAATTCACCTAACCAACTTCACCTCCTTCTCAAGCAAATGGCGTGATCTAGCAAACGAAAGAACTTCTCCATAAAAAATGATAGCATTTCTGTGGTACCAGATAGACCAGCAGGTATAATGATCACTTCCCTGAAAATCATATTTCCAAACTGCTGCCTAGCCTGTATAATCATGTCTAGTGAATCAAGAGAGGTATTCCAGTGAATTCACAAAAAAATCCAGCAAGCTTAACTGAAAGGGCAGTCAACGAATAAGTGGAACCTTGATCCTTCCGCACGTTCCACACATTGCACTCAAAAAGTTCCAAGAACATATGCTTGCGATGCAATATATTCGTGATCTACAAGGAATAGCTAGAAGAAGAATTTGTGTTTATTTTGTACCTTGGATTTTCACATCCATTTAAAGAGAGGCGATGCTAGCAATGATCCACGAAGTTTGCCATATGCTTTTTTAGACGTGAAGACAGTAGAGCTCCAAATATAGGTCCACTAATCAAAGTGTTGCTCAACAAGATTCAGCCCTTCAATCATCTCCTGGAGAACAGTCATCTGCGTTGAAGCCTCGGACGAGAGAGGCAACCAAAAATTCCTACCAATTGTATTTGACAGGAATGTTTTAACTGAGATATTTAGATTTCTGACAAAGGAGAAAAGTTGAGGGAATTTCTACTGAAGTATACCCAAGTCCCAAAGATCTTTCCAAAATACAAGAGAGTTGCCAAGGTTTTTGCAGGAGGCAATCATATGGAAGTTATCCGAGAGATTCATAAGATACCTCCACCAAAAAGAGCCTACATTATGCCTAGCATCAGGTGGCTTAAGGCAGTTCCATGTCAGGTGCGCAAAAGTGTTGACGGCAGTTATTACatcaagttgtgaaccgcaagcgcatggatccGTTGTAGGTTTTCCCTCAATCCATGGAATAAGAgatttgcatgcttaactaATCACTAATCTATATAACCAAAAGCTCTTTGTATAGGATAAGGTTATGCTAACAAAAAAACTAAGTAGTCTAGATCAAAGTAGATAGAGAGTAAAGGGTGCAAACAAGATAGGTCGAACGCTGGTCCTAGGGATATAGGATCACCTGAAGATGAAATcgccatgcatgaaagaactagatctaagtgttatcatgagtggatgtgaaccatgcccaaaaCTTTTCCTCTCACATACTGTCACTACACAAGGGTCCTCAACTATCGGACAATAAGACCATGGCATGATGATACTTCTAGGTAGGCAataaagcaacccaaagtagggCTGGtcagccattacatgaaagagcatagttaagatatgattgataacaaatagatcttaaacaagagatTAAGCGATTACAAAtaaagatctccatacaaccccgaggTCAAACaaagactttaccccatgatcttacacatgttgacacaaTTTGGGGTAAAGGATGCCATGTAGATCAGCTGAACCAAAGACGATGACAAATGGGAGCAGAAAAGCCCCAGGCGTCGGCCtaggcacctccaagccgattGGCTTGGGAGGTTTCTGCCTCCTCTAGTGCTTCGCTTCGCGTGGCCTCCtatagatccaatcttctctccgtttCCCGACCttatggcggcggcggatgatgTTTGCTTGGTGtttcctctcctctccaactcctcttcattgtaatccatgagagggtatttatagtccttcactagttaaatagcactaaaagtgtatcaataacGAGCGTGAACACCAAGGCAGGTTTGCCTTTTTGTAGAACTTATCCAAGAACTTGAGTAGCAAGGCTGTGTTCTGGGTTCTCACGTTCATAATTCCAAGGCCCCCTTCCTAGACCGACATGCATGCTTCCAGGCCACAAGTCAGCCATTTCCCTTAGTTATGCCACTTCCATTCCACAAGGAATGTTTTATATATTTGTCTACTTGGTCCAAGATTTTCtacttattttcttattttttctcTCTTATCGAAGCTGACcaacatcttttctttttctt containing:
- the LOC117860298 gene encoding auxin-induced in root cultures protein 12 is translated as MASTPPLQLALLLLVVALPAAMSASCAGEHFPSGRTYVTCEDLPSLGAALHWTYDASVPSLSLAFVAAPAAPGGWVAWGINPSGGGMVGAQALLVLAGDAATSAASAVRTYNITGYAPLGKASTPIAFQATGLAADVGVGGKVRLYATLRLDTGMKKVVNHVWQVGSSVTRGAPDIHAMDAENLAARGKLVLSDGAAASPPALAGGPSSSGEGSGDGSPPLSRTISRAADTARVSAPALVLLALLGFLTTTMVLVA